The following DNA comes from Candidatus Binataceae bacterium.
GTCGAGCGCCGCCTCGAGCGCCCGGATCGGGTTGACCTCGGTGACGATCACGTTGGCGCCAAGGCCCCGCGCGCGCGACGCGACGCCGCGCCCGCACCATCCGTAGCCCGCCACCACGACCACCGAACCGGCGACCAGCACGCCGGTTGCGCGGATGATCGCGTCCAGCGTCGATTGGCCGGTGCCATAGCGGTTGTCGAAGAGATACTTGGTCTGCGCGTCGTTGACCGCGACCACCGGGATGCGCAGGGCGCGGTCCTGCTCCATCGCGCGCAGGCGGATGACGCCGGTGGTGGTCTCTTCCATCGACGCCCGCACTTCGGCGGCCTGATCGTGAAAATCGGTGTGCAGCAGGCTCACCAGGTCGGCGCCGTCGTCCATCGTGATGGTCGGATGGGCCTCGAGCACGGCGCGCAGATGGCTGTAATAGGTGTCGCGATCTTCGGCATGCACGGCGTAGGCCGGAATGCCGTATTCCTTGACCAGCGCGGCGGCGACGTCGTCCTGGGTCGAAAGCGGATTGGAGGCGCAACACAGGACCTCGGCGCCGCCGGCCTTGAGTGTGCGCAGCAGATTGGCGGTCTCGGTGGTGATGTGCAGGCAGGCACTGAGGCGCTGGCCGGCAAGCGGCTTTTCCTTGGCGAAGCGTTCGCGGATGATCCGCAGCACCGGCATCTGTTCGTCGGCCCATTCGATCCTGCCCCGTCCGGCCTCGGCAAGGTCGAGGTCGCGCACGTCATGGGGCAGGGCGCGTCCGGCGCGCGCCGCGGCGGACGTGAGTTTGCGCTTGCTGGTTTTCGCCTCCATCTAAATCCTCTCTCTCCGGATTTCGAAGGGCGCGCGTGCGCGAGTGCGCCACGCGCGCCCCAGGCTGTTATGCGCGGATCGCGATCCGCGGCTGGTCGTCGAATTTTCCGCCGATCAGCGGGCGCCGTCGCGCCCGAACGCGTTGCGCAGCGCGTCGACCATGTCGGTCTGCTCCCAGGGGAAGAGCCCGGCACGCGGCGTGCGGCCGAAGTGCCCGTAGGCGGCGGTGGCCTTGTAAATCGGCCGCTTCAACCCGAGCGTCTTGATGATCCCGGCGGGCCGGAAATCGAACAGTTCGCGCAGCGCCGAGGCCAGTTTCTGGTCCGGCACCGTGCCGGTGTCGAAAGTGTCGATCAGGATGGAAACCGGCTCGGCCACGCCGATTGCATACGCCACCTGGATTTCGCATCGGCTCGCCAACCCAGCCGCCACCACGTTCTTGGCCACGTAACGCGCCATGTAGCAGGCCGAGCGATCGACCTTGCTCGGATCCTTGCCCGAGAACGCGCCGCCGCCGTGGCGCCCGTAGCCGCCGTACGTGTCGACGATGATCTTGCGGCCGGTGAGGCCGCAATCGCCATGCGGACCGCCGATCACGAAGCTGCCGGTCGGGTTGACGTGGATCACGGTGTCCTTGCTCAGGAACTGCTTGGGAATGGTCGGCTTGATTAACTCCTCGATAATCGCCTCGCGCACGGTCGCATGGCCGACGTCGCGCCGATGCTGCGCCGAGACCACCACGGTCGTAACCTCGACCGGGCGTCCACCCACGTAACGCACGGTGACCTGGCTCTTGCCGTCGGGCAGCAGGAAATCCGCCTTGCCCTGATGACGCAGGTTGGCGAGGTTTTCCATCAGCCGATGGGCGAGCGCGATCGGCAGCGGCATCTGCTCCGCCGTTTCGTCGCAGGCAAACCCGAACATCAGCCCCTGGTCGCCGGCGCCCTGCTCCTTGTGCAGACCCTGTCCCTCGGTGACACCCTGCGAGATGTCGGCCGATTGCGGCTCGATCGCGGTCAGCACGGCGCAACTGTTGCCGTCGAAGCCGGTGTCGACGTGGTTGTAGCCGATTTCGAGCGTGGTATCGCGCGCGATCTGGACGAAGTCCGGATGTGCG
Coding sequences within:
- the metK gene encoding methionine adenosyltransferase, which produces MPLKDFLFTSESVAEGHPDKMCDQISDAVLDALIAEDPNSRVALETLVKTGLIVLAGEITSHAHPDFVQIARDTTLEIGYNHVDTGFDGNSCAVLTAIEPQSADISQGVTEGQGLHKEQGAGDQGLMFGFACDETAEQMPLPIALAHRLMENLANLRHQGKADFLLPDGKSQVTVRYVGGRPVEVTTVVVSAQHRRDVGHATVREAIIEELIKPTIPKQFLSKDTVIHVNPTGSFVIGGPHGDCGLTGRKIIVDTYGGYGRHGGGAFSGKDPSKVDRSACYMARYVAKNVVAAGLASRCEIQVAYAIGVAEPVSILIDTFDTGTVPDQKLASALRELFDFRPAGIIKTLGLKRPIYKATAAYGHFGRTPRAGLFPWEQTDMVDALRNAFGRDGAR
- the ahcY gene encoding adenosylhomocysteinase; amino-acid sequence: MEAKTSKRKLTSAAARAGRALPHDVRDLDLAEAGRGRIEWADEQMPVLRIIRERFAKEKPLAGQRLSACLHITTETANLLRTLKAGGAEVLCCASNPLSTQDDVAAALVKEYGIPAYAVHAEDRDTYYSHLRAVLEAHPTITMDDGADLVSLLHTDFHDQAAEVRASMEETTTGVIRLRAMEQDRALRIPVVAVNDAQTKYLFDNRYGTGQSTLDAIIRATGVLVAGSVVVVAGYGWCGRGVASRARGLGANVIVTEVNPIRALEAALDGYQVMRMAEAARVGDIFVTVTGDRQIIAPSHMNAMKDGAIICNSGHFDVEIDLPGLRKLARRVDRHAEREVETFHLRNGRKLYLLGQGRLVNLACAGGHPAQVMDMSFATQAMAAAWASGAQLEVKVHNVPLAIEDEVASMKLAAMGIKIDRLSAEQKKYLASWESGT